TAAAAGTAGAGGAGCTCATCATTTACACAAGGCTCTCTGTTCAGCTCAGGATTTCTTTTGCCAAATAGAAGCAGGCAAAAAAGGCTTTCAAAGTAGAAAGCCCGAATCCATTAGAATGCTTTGCACAGCTCTTCCAGGTCGTCAATAATTTCACTGACAGTGCTCCATTCTGAAATCGATGCTCCGGCGGCTAACGGATGACCGCCGCCCTTATATTTTTTAGCGATTTCATTAATGACTGGCCCTTTCGATCTGAATCTTACTCTGATTTGATTTTCTTCTTCAACAAAGAATACCCACGCTTTAATGCCTGATATGCTTCCGAGTGTCCCTACCAGCTGAGAAGCCTCAGTTGCGGTAACTTTGTATTTCTCCAAAATATCTTTTTTGATAATGACGGAAGCGACTCCGGCTTCAGATAATTCAACATGCTGATAAATGTAACCATTGAGTTTAACCACTTGCAGTTTCGTTTCATATAATTGATCGAACAGCACTGTAGAAGAAAATGGATATTCGATCAGCTCCCCCGCATATTTTAATGTCTTTTTCGTTGTATTTGGAAAAAGAAAACGTCCGGTATCTCCGACGATTCCGGCATAAATCAGCTCAGCGGCTTTCGTGGAGATTTCCCAGCCTGCATTTTTTCCTTCAAGGTAAAGCTCATAGATCATCTCACTAACAGAACTTGCTTCGGTATCTACCCATAAAAGGTCCCCGTAAGGGTCTTCATTTGGGTGGTGGTCAATTTTAATAAGCTTATCGCCTTTCCCAAAGCGGGAATCGCAAATCCGCGCTTGGTTCGCGGTATCACAAACAATGACGAGCGCTCCTTTATAAATCTCATCTTCGATTTCATCCATCGGATATAAAAAGGAAAGGGAAGGCTCAGGAGTTCCAGCCACATAAATTTTTTTATGCGGATACGATTGCTTCAATAGTTCCGCAAGCCCGCACTGGGAACCATAAGCATCCGGATCTGGCCTTACATGTCTATGTATTATTATTGTGTCATATAATGATATCGTTTTTATTACTTCACTTTTCATCCGTTTGCTCCTTTTTTGAAAGACTTCTTCATTTCATTTAAACACAACGAGGTTAAAAGAAAAACATTTACAGCTAGAAAGAAATCACAACTACCGATAAAATAAGAATGTGACGACTGACAATTGGGGGAAAAATTATGCTTGTTCTTACGTTAATCATTTGTCTTTTTGCCTTTGCCTACTTATTTTATAAAGTGCGGGCCATCCGTGCGAAACGTTCGATTGAAAAAGACGTTTTAAATTCGAAATCAAGCATGTCACTAGGTCTGTTTATCGTCTCTTTCGGCCTGAATCAGCTTCTATTAAACCGATCTACTTTGGCCGTAGTCATCGGAATCTTGTTTATTTTGGTCGGTGCCGGCAGTGTTTGGGCTGGCTATAAAGCATACAGGTATTACAGCCCTATTTTTGAAAAAGAATTGCAAAGAGAGAACCATCATGCATGAGGGGCGGCAAAATCGTCCCTTTAGCTTCTTTCCATGAGCTGTACCATCATCATAGCTTTGCCGACAATGTTTCCCTGATGAAACACTTCGACGTCCAATTTTCCGAACTTCCTGCCGACTTCAAGTATTTTCGGTTCGATTTCAATCACGGCCTCCATTTGAACAGGCTTTAGAAAAAAGATCGTAATATTTTCAATCACAACCTCGCCTTTTTTTCTTGATCGCAAATATCGGTTGGCGGCCTCGGTCAAAATCGTCGTAAATACCCCATAAGAAATGGTGCCAAGCTGATTTGTCATTTGCGGGGCAACTTCATACTGATAACGGGCCCCACTCGTATCCTTGCTTTCTTCAGTTTCTTTGAATCCTCCTGCTACGATGTCATCAAGCTTCTCTCCAACCTGGGGCTGCTTTTGAATCATTTGCAGAGCCTTTAATACATCCTGTCTGCTAATCATTCCGATGAGCTTTTGATGATCGTTAATAACCGGCAATACTTCGATCCCTTCCCACACCATTAGCTGGGCAGCAGAAGCGACCGAGGTTTTTCCGATCACTGTTATTGGTTTTTTTGTCATCACTTTTTCAACCAAGACATTTTTATCAAAGCCTGCAATGTCCTTCGAAGTTAAAATTCCATGGATCCGCATCTGTTTATCTATAACGGGAAATCTGCCGTGACTTGTTTCCGAATTCTTTTCATACCATTTCTCCAGCTTGTCTGTCGGCGAAAGATAGACTGTCCGCTCCAAAGGGGTTAAAATATCCTCCACCATCACTATCTCTTTTTTTATGAGCTGATCGTAAATCGCACGATTGATCATAGCAGCTACTGTAAAGGTATCATAACTTGTCGAGATAACCGGCAATTCATGCTGATCAGCCAAGCGGATAATCTCTTCCTCCGTATCAAAACCGCCGGTCACAAGCACCGCTGCGCCAGCCGCCAGAGCATGACGATGCGCGTCAGTCCTGTTGCCGACAATCAGCAAGTTTCCGGCTCCTGTATATCTCATCATTGCATCTATTTCCATTGCCCCAATGACAAATTTATTCAATGTCTTATGAAGTCCTGATTTCCCTCCGAGGACTTGTCCATCTATTACGTTAACGACTTCTGCATACGTTAATTTTTCAATATTTTCTTTTTTCTTTTTTTCTATTCTAATCGTGCCGACTCTTTCAATTGTACTGACGAACCCTTTGTTTTCTGCATCTTTAATGGCGCGATAGGCTGTGCCTTCACTTACTTTCATCTCTTTGGCAATTCTTCTGACCGAGATCTTTTCTCCCACTGGCAAAGAGTCAATAAATGTCAAAATCTGTTCGTGTTTGGTTGTCAACCTGTTCACCTTCTAGAATCAATTCTTACTATGTATTATAATAGGTAATCAGAATTATCCGCAATACGACGTTGCCTTGTATTCCCGGCAAAAAAAACAAGCCGCCTAACTTCAGGCCTGTTAAGCGAACTTGTTTGCACCCGCATAAACGGTCAGAAAGCCCCACTCCCCGGGAACTTTCAGTCATCATTAGGATTAATTGCCCCAAAAATCCGGAATTGGTTCACCTTACAATTCGATTGAATCTCCGACTTCCATTACCTTTCCTACACCGCCGGGCAGGCTTTCGGCAAAGGCATAAGGATCCTGTTTGATCGGCGGAAACGTATTATAATGAATCGGAACCACTCTTTTTGCTCTAACCCATTCAGCTGCAATTTTCGCATCATCAGGACCCATCGTAAAATTATCTCCGATCGGTAAAAAGGCAAGGTCAATTGAGTTGAGCTCGCCAATCAGCTTTAGATCAGAAAAGAGTCCAGTATCACCTGCATGGTAAACCGTTTTATCATCGACCGTCAGCAAGATCCCTGCTGGCATGCCAGTATAAATAATTTCTTTATTTTCCTCATCCGTCACAGCAGAACCATGAAACGCTTGCGTTAATTTGACTTTGCCGAAATCGAATTCTCTTCCTCCGCCAATATGGAGCGGGTGAACCTTTATGCCTTTCCATCCCAAATAAACTGCAAGCTCATTTGGAGCAATGACAAGCGCATCATTATTCTTGGCAATTAACTCCGTGTCCCCCACATGGTCATTATGTCCGTGTGTAAGTAAAATGACATCCGCCTTGACATCGTCTGGTTTTAAATCCGTCAAATTATTCCCAGTTAAAAAAGGATCAATGATAATTCGGTGGCTTTTTGTTTCCACTGCAACTACTGAATGGCCATGAAATGATACTTTCAATTGTTACACCTCATTTTTTTAATCGTTTATACTTTTTTCCCTGAAAAGTTAAGAGTAAAACCATTAACGGCTCGAGGAAGCTCGTAAAACATCCAGTCCTCCTGCAGCCTCAATCACAGCTCCGGTTATCATATCCGAATCTTTCTCACAAAGAAACGTAATAATTCTTGCTATGTCTTGCCCTGTACCTGAGCGGCCAATCGGAGTTTTGTTTTCCTCTACAGAACGTGCATAATCAATCGATGCTTCTTTCATTTTGCCAACGATATCACCGGGACAAACCATATTGGCGGTAATGCCTGCATCAGCTTCCTCGATGGCAATTGATTTGGTCAGTGATACTAACCCGGTTTTTGCAGCTCCATACGCGGAACGGTGAAGCCAACCGGACGCATGGCCGGCTCCTTGAAAGCCATATGTAATGATTCTGCCAAACCTCTGGCTCCTCATGGCGGGAATGACCGCCTTGAACAAGTGAAAGACAGCGCTTAAATTGCCTTCCATCATTTCATACCATTCTTCGTCTGTATAGTCTGCAAGTTTCTTTCTTTGAAAAATATAAGGACCTGCATTGTTTATTAGAAAGTCCACTCTGCCAAATTGGGTTAAGGCTTTTTGAACCAATTGGCGCATGTCATCCTTTTGTGTGGCATCCCCTTTGATAAATTGCAATCGATCAAGGTACTGGCTAAACTGCTTTTTCAACTGGTTAACGGCTTCTTCGTCCTGTCTGTAATTGACTGTTACTGAATAGCCTTTTTCAAGCAAAGCTTCTGTCACTTTCCTGCCTAACCCCTTTGATCCAGCGGTTATCAAAGCATGCCTTCTCATCTTAGCCTCACCCCCAAAGCTTGTCTTTTTCACTACAACTTGACTTTACTACAAAATTGCAAATATATCATTCCTAAATCACAAAAAAATAAGCCACCCTAAAAGGATGGCTCGATTTTGGCAAGTTATTCTTTCACAGTTGACATGATAGATTTTGCCTTTTCAATAGCTTCTTCTACCTTCTTAAAACCGGTTCCGCCCGCACTCATTCTCTTCTTAACTGCCGCATACGGATCTAGTATCTCAAATACGTCCTCTTCAAAGAGATGGCTTGCCTCACGGAACGAATTCAATGAAAGATCAAGTAAATATTTATTTTCTTCAATGCATGTGTAAACAAGTTTTCCAACCACTTCATGAGCTTCACGGAAAGGCATTCCTTTTTTCGCCAGGTAGTCGGCGAGCTCGGTTGCATTTGAAAAATCCTGCATCGTAGCTGTTTTCATTATGTTCTCGTTGACTTTCATGCTTTCAATCATACCGGCAAAAATCTTCAAGCTCCCTACCACTGTTGTCACGGTATCGAACATACCTTCCTTATCTTCTTGCAAATCCTTATTATAAGCAAGCGGAAGTCCTTTCATGATCGTAAGAAGTCCGGTTAAATTACCGTATACCCGACCAGTTTTCCCGCGAATTAATTCAGCCATATCTGGGTTTTTCTTTTGCGGCATCATGCTGCTTCCAGTAGCATAAGTATCATCAAGCTCAATGAATTTGAATTCCTGAGAGCACCAAAAGATAATTTCCTCGGCAAATCTGGAAAGATGCATCATTAAAAGACTGCTATTCGATAAAAACTCGAGAATAAAGTCCCGGTCACTCACACCATCAAGGCTGTTTTCATAAATCGAATCAAAGCCAAGAAGCTGGGCGGTATATTCCCTGTCAATAGGGAACGTTGTCCCGGCAAGCGCCCCGCAACCAAGAGGAGATTTATTGATTCGTTTCATGGAATCAGAAAAGCGCTCCTTATCCCTTTCCAACATCCAAAAATAAGCCATAAGGTGGTGGGCAAACGAAATCGGCTGGGCACGCTGAAGATGGGTATAACCGGGCAAAATCGTTTCCACGTGCTGCTCAGCCTTTTTGATTAGCTCGTGTTGGAACTCGCCAATCAGCCCTATGACCATCTCTGTATTCTTTTTTAAATACAGGTGCATATCTGTCGCTACTTGGTCATTCCGGCTCCTTGCCGTATGAAGCTTGCCTCCTAGAGGGCCGATCTCATCAATCAAAAGCTTCTCCAGATTCAAGTGTATATCTTCATAATCGGTGCTAAACTGAAGCTCGTTGTTTTTTGCTTTTTCAAGAAGACGCTCCAGCCCGCTTTTGATCTGGAGCTCTTCTTCTCCGGAAATA
This window of the Bacillus gobiensis genome carries:
- a CDS encoding DHH family phosphoesterase, coding for MKSEVIKTISLYDTIIIHRHVRPDPDAYGSQCGLAELLKQSYPHKKIYVAGTPEPSLSFLYPMDEIEDEIYKGALVIVCDTANQARICDSRFGKGDKLIKIDHHPNEDPYGDLLWVDTEASSVSEMIYELYLEGKNAGWEISTKAAELIYAGIVGDTGRFLFPNTTKKTLKYAGELIEYPFSSTVLFDQLYETKLQVVKLNGYIYQHVELSEAGVASVIIKKDILEKYKVTATEASQLVGTLGSISGIKAWVFFVEEENQIRVRFRSKGPVINEIAKKYKGGGHPLAAGASISEWSTVSEIIDDLEELCKAF
- a CDS encoding YtpI family protein, with protein sequence MLVLTLIICLFAFAYLFYKVRAIRAKRSIEKDVLNSKSSMSLGLFIVSFGLNQLLLNRSTLAVVIGILFILVGAGSVWAGYKAYRYYSPIFEKELQRENHHA
- a CDS encoding DRTGG domain-containing protein; this encodes MTTKHEQILTFIDSLPVGEKISVRRIAKEMKVSEGTAYRAIKDAENKGFVSTIERVGTIRIEKKKKENIEKLTYAEVVNVIDGQVLGGKSGLHKTLNKFVIGAMEIDAMMRYTGAGNLLIVGNRTDAHRHALAAGAAVLVTGGFDTEEEIIRLADQHELPVISTSYDTFTVAAMINRAIYDQLIKKEIVMVEDILTPLERTVYLSPTDKLEKWYEKNSETSHGRFPVIDKQMRIHGILTSKDIAGFDKNVLVEKVMTKKPITVIGKTSVASAAQLMVWEGIEVLPVINDHQKLIGMISRQDVLKALQMIQKQPQVGEKLDDIVAGGFKETEESKDTSGARYQYEVAPQMTNQLGTISYGVFTTILTEAANRYLRSRKKGEVVIENITIFFLKPVQMEAVIEIEPKILEVGRKFGKLDVEVFHQGNIVGKAMMMVQLMERS
- a CDS encoding metal-dependent hydrolase, whose amino-acid sequence is MKVSFHGHSVVAVETKSHRIIIDPFLTGNNLTDLKPDDVKADVILLTHGHNDHVGDTELIAKNNDALVIAPNELAVYLGWKGIKVHPLHIGGGREFDFGKVKLTQAFHGSAVTDEENKEIIYTGMPAGILLTVDDKTVYHAGDTGLFSDLKLIGELNSIDLAFLPIGDNFTMGPDDAKIAAEWVRAKRVVPIHYNTFPPIKQDPYAFAESLPGGVGKVMEVGDSIEL
- a CDS encoding SDR family oxidoreductase, with amino-acid sequence MRRHALITAGSKGLGRKVTEALLEKGYSVTVNYRQDEEAVNQLKKQFSQYLDRLQFIKGDATQKDDMRQLVQKALTQFGRVDFLINNAGPYIFQRKKLADYTDEEWYEMMEGNLSAVFHLFKAVIPAMRSQRFGRIITYGFQGAGHASGWLHRSAYGAAKTGLVSLTKSIAIEEADAGITANMVCPGDIVGKMKEASIDYARSVEENKTPIGRSGTGQDIARIITFLCEKDSDMITGAVIEAAGGLDVLRASSSR
- the argH gene encoding argininosuccinate lyase; the protein is MKKLWGGRFQKTPEKWVDEFGASISFDQQLVEEDITGSLAHLAMLKKTGIISGEEELQIKSGLERLLEKAKNNELQFSTDYEDIHLNLEKLLIDEIGPLGGKLHTARSRNDQVATDMHLYLKKNTEMVIGLIGEFQHELIKKAEQHVETILPGYTHLQRAQPISFAHHLMAYFWMLERDKERFSDSMKRINKSPLGCGALAGTTFPIDREYTAQLLGFDSIYENSLDGVSDRDFILEFLSNSSLLMMHLSRFAEEIIFWCSQEFKFIELDDTYATGSSMMPQKKNPDMAELIRGKTGRVYGNLTGLLTIMKGLPLAYNKDLQEDKEGMFDTVTTVVGSLKIFAGMIESMKVNENIMKTATMQDFSNATELADYLAKKGMPFREAHEVVGKLVYTCIEENKYLLDLSLNSFREASHLFEEDVFEILDPYAAVKKRMSAGGTGFKKVEEAIEKAKSIMSTVKE